In Betaproteobacteria bacterium, a single window of DNA contains:
- a CDS encoding PQQ-dependent dehydrogenase, methanol/ethanol family: MKTWTYAALVGAAIVPAVCAAAPLASYKAVTQERLENPEPENWLMHKGNYQGWSYSPLEQITTKNVKRLVPVWSYATGVGSGHEASALINNGVMFVMTPFNQLLALNAKTGELIWRYKREFPEGFSALHYTNRGPALYGDKVFVANLDCVLSALDAKTGKIVWEAEVCDTKEGAYITSSPHAVNGKVFVGPSGGEFGIRGYLKAFDTETGKEVWHTWAVPGPGEKGHETWPQDGRWKDAYKIGGGTMWMPGNYDPKSNTLYWGVGNGSPWFGDQRPGDNLYVASVLAMNPDTGAIKSHFQYHWNDSWDWAGMNAPTLIELDRNGKKVPALISAQRNGYLYWLNRDGDNGNISFNKAVPFVKQNAFKSIDPKTGRPSYVDEAVPKTGKEGVYCPSLWGGKDWPYEAYNPKTGMLYIPFNDNHCMSLTGKIEERVPGKWSAGVDIPDIKLLVDKDPPYIGGIQAWDVNSGKQIWREQYKKSWNWGSVMTTAGGVLFAGGTSDRMFRAYDAKNGKLLWEHKVNSGIISPPSSFSIDGVQYIAVVAGWGVDAAFVQGLMHDLSGWEPKEVPPGGTIWVFALRD, from the coding sequence ATGAAGACGTGGACCTACGCCGCGCTTGTCGGGGCAGCAATCGTCCCCGCGGTGTGCGCAGCCGCACCGTTGGCGAGCTACAAGGCCGTCACGCAGGAACGGCTGGAGAATCCCGAGCCGGAAAACTGGCTCATGCACAAGGGCAACTACCAGGGCTGGAGCTACAGCCCCCTCGAGCAGATCACGACGAAGAACGTGAAGCGGCTCGTGCCCGTCTGGAGCTACGCCACCGGCGTGGGTTCCGGTCACGAGGCCTCCGCGCTCATCAACAACGGCGTGATGTTCGTGATGACGCCGTTCAACCAGCTTCTGGCCCTCAATGCGAAGACGGGCGAACTGATCTGGCGCTACAAGCGCGAGTTTCCGGAAGGCTTCAGCGCGCTGCACTACACGAACCGCGGTCCTGCGCTCTACGGCGACAAGGTATTCGTGGCCAACCTGGATTGCGTGCTGTCCGCTCTCGATGCGAAGACGGGCAAGATCGTCTGGGAAGCCGAGGTCTGCGACACGAAGGAAGGCGCCTACATCACGTCGTCTCCGCACGCGGTCAACGGCAAGGTGTTCGTGGGTCCGTCCGGCGGCGAGTTCGGCATTCGCGGCTACCTGAAGGCCTTCGACACCGAGACGGGCAAGGAGGTCTGGCACACGTGGGCCGTGCCCGGTCCCGGGGAGAAGGGGCATGAGACCTGGCCGCAGGACGGCCGCTGGAAGGACGCCTACAAGATCGGCGGCGGAACGATGTGGATGCCCGGCAACTACGATCCGAAGAGCAACACGCTCTACTGGGGCGTGGGCAACGGCTCTCCGTGGTTCGGCGACCAGCGCCCCGGGGACAACCTCTACGTCGCATCGGTGCTCGCGATGAACCCGGACACCGGCGCGATCAAGAGCCATTTCCAGTACCACTGGAACGACTCGTGGGACTGGGCCGGCATGAACGCCCCGACGCTGATCGAACTGGATCGCAACGGCAAGAAGGTGCCCGCGCTGATCAGCGCCCAGCGCAACGGCTATCTGTACTGGCTGAACCGTGACGGCGACAACGGCAACATCTCCTTCAACAAGGCGGTGCCGTTCGTCAAGCAGAACGCGTTCAAGAGCATCGATCCGAAGACGGGACGTCCCTCGTACGTGGACGAAGCCGTTCCCAAGACCGGCAAGGAAGGTGTGTACTGCCCGAGCCTGTGGGGCGGCAAGGATTGGCCGTACGAGGCGTACAACCCGAAGACGGGCATGCTCTACATCCCCTTCAACGACAACCACTGCATGAGCCTCACCGGCAAGATCGAGGAACGTGTTCCCGGCAAGTGGTCCGCGGGCGTGGACATCCCGGACATCAAGCTGCTGGTGGACAAGGATCCTCCCTACATCGGTGGCATCCAGGCTTGGGACGTCAATTCCGGCAAGCAGATCTGGCGTGAGCAGTACAAGAAGTCCTGGAACTGGGGTTCGGTCATGACCACTGCGGGCGGTGTGCTGTTCGCGGGCGGCACGAGCGACCGGATGTTCCGGGCGTACGACGCCAAGAACGGCAAGCTGCTGTGGGAACACAAGGTCAACTCCGGCATCATCTCGCCGCCTTCCAGCTTCTCGATCGACGGCGTGCAGTACATCGCCGTGGTGGCAGGGTGGGGCGTGGACGCCGCGTTCGTCCAGGGTCTGATGCACGACCTCTCCGGCTGGGAGCCGAAGGAAGTACCTCCGGGCGGAACGATCTGGGTGTTCGCGTTGCGTGACTGA
- a CDS encoding PQQ-dependent dehydrogenase, methanol/ethanol family produces the protein MNTRRVLRRVTAASALALLCTQPAWAQNFANVNFDRLMKAEKEPGNWMTHGGTYREAHYSPLDQINVSNVGKLQLAWYGDFDTNRGQQATPLVIDGVMYTSSSWSKVYAYDAATGKELWRFDPKVPGTIAKSVCCDVVNRGVAAWNGKIYVGTLDGRLIAVDAKTGKPVWSTVTVDQSKPYTITGAPRVFKGKVVIGNSGAEYGVRGYVTAYDAETGKQAWRFYITPNPNNEPDGAASDRIHREKGYATWGDGAWKQTGGGGTAWDALVYDPDYNQLIIGTGNANPWSWKSRSSNEGDNLFVGSMLAIDADTGDYRWHYQETPGDDWDYTSVQPIVLTELSINGSKRKVALHAPKNGFFYVVDRSNGKLISAEKFATVNWAAGVDMETGRPVVYEQARYGISGGDFLAIPGPFGAHNWHPMAFSPKTNLVYIPVQNIPFGYADDGSFKYTPGHGAWNLGITSKQNAGPQDEPERKIMAMRTEGHLLAWDPVRQTEAWRINHGGVASSGVLATGGNLVFQGTPDGKLVAYRSDNGQKVWSWQGYDGIIAGAMSYLVNGEQYIAVLSGFGGSNALHVPYFMNAKVGTNGRVLVFKLNGKATLPDNMKPVLDAQVPSDTFTEEQVAKGAALFGNCVLCHGFGMNTNNMVPDLRRSPIPSNRKAFEDIVLRGAREDKGMPNWGATLSQEDSEALRAYIASRAKVLQRDLAAEKTVSKR, from the coding sequence ATGAACACTCGACGAGTCCTGAGGCGCGTCACGGCTGCGTCCGCATTGGCTCTTCTCTGCACCCAGCCAGCCTGGGCGCAGAACTTCGCCAACGTCAACTTCGACCGCTTGATGAAGGCGGAGAAGGAGCCCGGCAACTGGATGACGCATGGCGGCACCTATCGCGAGGCGCATTACAGCCCGCTCGACCAGATCAACGTCTCCAACGTCGGCAAGCTGCAGCTCGCCTGGTATGGCGACTTCGACACCAATCGCGGGCAGCAGGCCACGCCGCTGGTGATCGACGGCGTGATGTACACGAGTTCGTCGTGGTCCAAGGTGTATGCGTACGATGCCGCGACGGGCAAGGAACTCTGGCGCTTCGACCCCAAGGTTCCCGGCACCATCGCGAAGAGTGTCTGTTGCGACGTGGTCAATCGTGGTGTCGCAGCCTGGAACGGCAAGATCTACGTCGGGACCCTTGACGGCCGGCTCATCGCCGTCGATGCCAAGACGGGCAAACCGGTGTGGTCGACCGTCACGGTGGACCAGTCGAAGCCCTACACGATCACCGGCGCGCCGCGCGTGTTCAAGGGCAAGGTCGTCATCGGCAACAGCGGCGCGGAATACGGCGTCCGTGGCTATGTCACCGCCTACGATGCCGAGACGGGCAAGCAGGCCTGGCGGTTCTACATCACGCCCAATCCGAACAACGAGCCCGATGGCGCGGCGTCCGACCGGATCCACCGCGAGAAGGGTTATGCGACCTGGGGTGACGGCGCGTGGAAGCAGACGGGGGGCGGCGGCACGGCCTGGGACGCACTCGTCTACGACCCGGACTACAACCAGCTCATCATCGGCACCGGCAACGCCAATCCGTGGAGCTGGAAGTCCCGCTCGTCCAATGAGGGCGACAACCTGTTCGTCGGTTCGATGCTGGCCATCGATGCCGACACCGGCGACTACCGTTGGCACTACCAGGAAACGCCCGGAGATGACTGGGACTACACGTCCGTGCAACCGATCGTTCTCACGGAACTCAGCATCAACGGCAGCAAACGCAAGGTCGCGCTGCATGCGCCCAAGAACGGGTTCTTCTACGTCGTGGATCGGAGCAACGGCAAGCTGATCTCGGCAGAGAAGTTCGCCACCGTGAACTGGGCGGCCGGCGTGGACATGGAGACTGGCCGGCCCGTGGTCTACGAACAGGCCCGCTACGGTATCAGCGGCGGCGATTTCCTGGCGATTCCGGGTCCGTTCGGTGCGCACAACTGGCACCCGATGGCGTTCAGTCCCAAGACCAATCTCGTGTACATCCCCGTCCAGAACATCCCGTTCGGCTACGCGGACGACGGCAGCTTCAAGTACACACCCGGTCACGGGGCCTGGAACCTGGGCATCACGTCCAAGCAGAACGCCGGCCCGCAGGACGAACCCGAGCGCAAGATCATGGCGATGCGCACGGAAGGTCACCTGCTTGCCTGGGATCCGGTGCGTCAGACCGAAGCGTGGCGCATCAACCACGGCGGCGTCGCCTCGTCGGGCGTGCTGGCGACCGGCGGCAACCTGGTCTTCCAGGGCACGCCGGACGGCAAGCTCGTCGCCTATCGATCCGACAACGGTCAGAAGGTCTGGAGCTGGCAGGGCTACGACGGCATCATCGCGGGGGCCATGAGTTACCTGGTCAACGGCGAGCAGTACATCGCCGTGCTGTCCGGATTCGGCGGTTCCAACGCCCTGCACGTGCCGTACTTCATGAACGCGAAGGTGGGCACGAACGGGCGGGTACTGGTCTTCAAGCTGAACGGCAAGGCGACCCTGCCGGACAACATGAAGCCCGTACTCGACGCGCAGGTGCCGAGCGACACCTTCACCGAGGAACAGGTGGCGAAGGGCGCCGCGCTGTTCGGCAACTGCGTGCTGTGCCACGGCTTCGGGATGAACACGAACAACATGGTCCCCGACCTTCGCCGTTCGCCGATCCCGTCCAACCGCAAGGCGTTCGAGGACATCGTCCTGCGAGGTGCACGCGAAGACAAGGGCATGCCGAACTGGGGCGCGACGCTCTCGCAGGAAGACTCCGAAGCGCTGCGCGCGTATATCGCCAGCCGGGCCAAGGTGCTCCAGCGCGACCTTGCGGCCGAGAAGACCGTGTCGAAGCGTTGA
- a CDS encoding Rieske 2Fe-2S domain-containing protein gives MASPDRDERVDPQDTVTPHEVERRCVLTGALALMLAPLGSTAAVEPRNARPQPGDTLVYSEGARKGETLAASEIQQGAAPVFAYPKDPSTGTVRDGVRINLVLVVRPDPKSISEKMAPLSTDGVVAYSAVCTHYGCQVTLMHPNQRAVVCNCHGSTFDVGNSGDIIGGPATRRLAVLPIKSAEGVLTVAAGFIGRLGPPQQ, from the coding sequence ATGGCTTCACCCGATCGCGACGAACGCGTCGATCCCCAGGACACCGTAACACCGCATGAAGTGGAACGCAGATGCGTTCTGACCGGGGCGCTGGCCCTCATGCTTGCGCCCCTCGGCTCCACTGCCGCCGTGGAACCGCGTAACGCCCGTCCGCAGCCCGGTGACACCCTTGTCTACTCCGAAGGCGCGCGCAAGGGTGAAACCTTGGCGGCCAGCGAGATACAGCAGGGAGCCGCCCCTGTGTTCGCGTACCCGAAGGATCCCTCCACCGGCACGGTGCGCGATGGCGTGCGGATCAACCTCGTGCTCGTCGTGCGACCGGATCCCAAGAGCATCTCCGAGAAGATGGCGCCACTGTCCACCGACGGTGTCGTTGCGTACTCGGCCGTCTGCACCCACTACGGTTGCCAGGTGACGCTCATGCATCCGAACCAGCGCGCGGTGGTGTGCAACTGCCACGGCTCGACGTTCGACGTGGGCAACAGTGGAGATATCATCGGCGGACCGGCGACGCGCCGTCTTGCCGTCCTGCCCATCAAGTCGGCAGAAGGCGTTCTGACCGTGGCGGCCGGTTTCATCGGTCGATTGGGGCCGCCGCAGCAGTGA